The following are from one region of the Silene latifolia isolate original U9 population chromosome 9, ASM4854445v1, whole genome shotgun sequence genome:
- the LOC141600871 gene encoding F-box protein CPR1-like → MWDNLPTEISNNILHRLPVKTLIKCTTLSKSFLSLITSRDFISTQIAQHTNSHLLLRYFTQNNQEKYHFEPDNDTFSGFRNQGLLVPFLNYPNEWFTVVGCVNGVLCLVNDFFTEGTLIILWNPSIRKFVHVPRPIYVFQKYGGYESACGFGFDSISDDYKVVRVVDLGPSYRETQIEVYSLKSGCWRVIGVGPCYSIKLVYCGGYTSCFLNGSVHWVGSCFVSPNVENVILKFDMSTECFEIIQLPRILQETKAKFSRILDLFIHECNGMLTLIKWNYNDAIQTCSIWLMKKYGVVKSWTKTFDLDIGNLRPCEMPNAFGFRKYGEVIMVNCVGAIFTLEKNLVVSIDRVTHGETTLRERIADHSYYLSTYVESMVLFKEGKAIEEQTTQLDLLLRNQDDLMGK, encoded by the coding sequence ATGTGGGATAATTTGCCTACTGAAATCAGTAATAACATCTTACACAGATTGCCTGTGAAAACCCTAATTAAATGCACAACTTTGTCCAAATCATTCCTCTCTTTAATCACCAGTCGTGATTTTATCTCCACCCAAATTGCACAACACACCAATTCCCACTTGTTACTTCGTTATTTTACGCAAAACAATCAAGAAAAGTATCATTTTGAACCTGACAATGACACTTTTTCCGGCTTCCGAAACCAAGGCTTGCTTGTCCCTTTCCTTAATTATCCTAATGAGTGGTTTACTGTGGTGGGTTGTGTAAACGGTGTTCTTTGCTTAGTTAATGATTTTTTCACTGAGGGTACTCTTATTATACTTTGGAACCCCTCTATAAGGAAGTTTGTTCACGTTCCTCGGCCTATATACGTATTTCAAAAATATGGTGGCTATGAGTCTGCTTGTGGGTTTGGGTTTGATTCTATTTCGGATGATTACAAGGTTGTTCGAGTCGTAGACCTGGGTCCTAGCTATCGCGAAACACAAATTGAGGTTTATAGTTTGAAATCTGGGTGCTGGAGGGTTATCGGTGTTGGTCCTTGCTACTCAATTAAACTGGTCTACTGTGGTGGTTATACCTCATGTTTTCTTAATGGTTCCGTTCATTGGGTTGGTTCGTGTTTTGTGAGTCCAAATGTTGAAAatgtgatcctcaaatttgatatgtCTACAGAGTGTTTTGAGATCATACAACTGCCTAGAATTTTACAAGAGACCAAGGCAAAATTTTCACGGATCTTGGACTTGTTTATCCATGAGTGTAACGGAATGTTGACTTTGATTAAGTGGAACTACAATGATGCAATTCAGACTTGTAGCATATGGCTTATGAAAAAATATGGAGTTGTTAAATCCTGGACGAAGACTTTTGATCTCGATATTGGTAACTTACGTCCATGTGAAATGCCAAACGCTTTTGGTTTTAGAAAATATGGGGAAGTTATCATGGTGAATTGTGTTGGTGCTATTTTTACCTTAGAGAAGAACTTGGTTGTTTCAATTGATCGAGTAACACACGGTGAGACAACATTAAGAGAGAGAATTGCAGATCACTCATATTATTTGTCTACTTATGTAGAGAGCATGGTATTGTTTAAGGAAGGAAAAGCAATTGAAGAACAAACCACGCAGTTGGATTTGTTACTAAGAAACCAGGATGATTTGATGGGTAAATAA
- the LOC141602596 gene encoding uncharacterized protein LOC141602596, translating to MATRSHFMLLMFVVISCLSSSITNIVAARRLLDAPQLPKITVPELPKPEMPQLPRVTVPELPKPKLPELPKFEVPELPKIAVPELPKPEMHDLPKLEAPKLSMSELPKLDVPEIPKPTLPELPKPEVPELPKPEIPELPKPEVPDLPKPDVHELPKPVVAELPKPQVPEVPELPKLKVPGVHKPEVPELPKPEVHELPKPEVPELPKPVMPELPKPKVPELPKPEVPELPKPEVHELPKPEIPELPKPEHPAKPYI from the coding sequence ATGGCCACACGTTCCCATTTCATGTTACTAATGTTTGTAGTTATATCCTGCTTATCAAGCAGTATTACAAACATTGTAGCAGCTCGTCGCCTTTTAGACGCTCCTCAACTGCCAAAGATCACAGTGCCCGAGCTTCCTAAGCCTGAGATGCCTCAACTGCCAAGAGTAACAGTACCCGAGCTTCCTAAACCAAAGTTACCCGAACTGCCTAAGTTCGAGGTACCTGAACTGCCAAAAATTGCGGTACCTGAGCTCCCAAAGCCCGAGATGCATGACTTACCTAAGTTGGAGGCACCAAAGCTGTCAATGTCTGAACTTCCTAAGCTTGATGTGCCTGAAATACCCAAGCCAACGTTGCCCGAGCTACCTAAGCCCGAGGTTCCTGAATTGCCTAAACCCGAAATTCCTGAGCTTCCCAAGCCAGAAGTCCCCGACCTCCCTAAGCCCGACGTTCATGAGCTTCCCAAGCCAGTAGTCGCTGAGCTACCGAAGCCACAAGTGCCCGAGGTTCCTGAATTGCCCAAGCTCAAAGTACCCGGGGTCCATAAGCCTGAGGTCCCTGAATTGCCTAAGCCAGAAGTGCATGAACTTCCTAAACCCGAGGTCCCTGAATTACCCAAGCCTGTAATGCCAGAGCTCCCTAAGCCCAAGGTCCCAGAGCTTCCCAAACCAGAGGTGCCTGAGCTCCCTAAGCCCGAAGTTCATGAATTACCAAAGCCGGAGATTCCAGAACTACCCAAACCTGAGCACCCTGCTAAGCCATATATTTGA
- the LOC141600870 gene encoding F-box protein CPR1-like translates to MWDNLPTEISTDILHRLPVKTLIKCTTLSKSFLSLITSRDFISDHIPQHTNSHLLLRYFTQNNQEKYHFEPDNDTFSGFQNQGLLVPFLNYPNEWFTVAGCVNGVLCLVNDYRTEGTLIILWNPSIRKFVHVPRPIFVFEKYGGYESACGFGFDSISDDYKVVRVVDLGPEFQATQIEVYSLKSGCWRVIGVGPCYSIKLVYCGGYTSCFLNGSVHWVGSRFVSPNDENVILKFDMSTECFEIIQLPRILQETKAKFSRILDLFIHECNGMLTLIKWNYNDAIQTCSIWLMKEYGVVKSWTKTFDLDIGNLRPREMPKAFGFRKYGEVIMVNFGGAIFTLEKNLVVSIDRVTHSETTLREIIADHSYYLSTYVESMVLFKEGIGIEDQTTQLDLLLRNQDDLMGK, encoded by the coding sequence ATGTGGGATAATTTGCCTACTGAAATCAGCACTGATATATTACACAGATTACCTGTAAAAACCCTAATTAAATGCACTACTTTATCTAAATCATTCCTCTCTTTAATTACTAGTCGTGATTTTATCTCCGATCACATTCCACAACACACCAATTCCCACTTGTTACTTCGTTATTTTACGCAAAACAATCAAGAAAAGTATCATTTTGAACCTGACAATGACACTTTTTCCGGCTTCCAAAACCAAGGCTTGCTTGTCCCTTTCCTCAATTATCCTAATGAGTGGTTTACTGTGGCGGGTTGTGTAAACGGTGTTCTATGCTTGGTTAATGATTATCGCACTGAGGGTACTCTTATTATACTTTGGAATCCATCTATAAGGAAGTTTGTTCACGTTCCTCGCCCTATATTCGTATTTGAAAAATATGGTGGCTATGAGTCTGCTTGTGGGTTTGGGTTTGATTCTATTTCGGATGATTACAAGGTGGTTCGAGTTGTAGACCTGGGTCCTGAATTTCAGGCCACACAAATTGAGGTTTATAGTTTGAAATCTGGGTGCTGGAGGGTTATCGGTGTTGGTCCTTGCTACTCAATTAAACTGGTCTACTGTGGTGGTTATACCTCATGTTTTCTTAATGGTTCCGTTCATTGGGTTGGTTCGCGTTTTGTGAGTCCAAATGATGAAAatgtgatcctcaaatttgatatgtCTACGGAGTGTTTTGAGATCATACAACTGCCAAGAATTTTACAAGAGACCAAGGCAAAATTTTCACGGATCTTGGACTTGTTTATCCATGAGTGTAACGGAATGTTGACTTTGATTAAGTGGAACTACAATGATGCAATTCAGACTTGTAGCATATGGCTTATGAAAGAATATGGAGTTGTTAAATCTTGGACGAAGACTTTTGATCTCGATATTGGTAACTTACGTCCACGTGAAATGCCAAAGGCTTTTGGTTTTAGAAAATATGGGGAAGTTATCATGGTGAATTTTGGTGGTGCTATTTTTACCCTAGAGAAGAACTTGGTTGTTTCAATTGATCGAGTAACACACAGTGAGACAACATTAAGAGAGATAATTGCAGATCACTCATATTATTTGTCTACTTATGTAGAGAGCATGGTTTTGTTTAAGGAAGGAATAGGAATTGAAGACCAAACCACGCAGTTGGATTTGTTACTAAGAAACCAGGATGATTTGATGGGTAAATAA